The segment CAAAGCTTTCATTTTCATCGATGGATTGTTAGGACTCCCCTATCCGGGCGTGGGTTTTCTGATCACAATCATCGGCGTAACTCTTCTGGGATTTCTGACTTCCAACTTTTTGACGAAGTCTATCTTTCAGTTACTGGACAAAATCCTTACACGTCTTCCCTTTGTCAGATTGCTCCACTCTTCTCTAAAGGATGTGCTTACGGCATTTGTAGGGGAGCGCCGCCGCTTCGATAAGCCGGTGGTTGTAGAAGTCTTTCCAGGAAGTGGAGTGAAGGCATTTGGATTTATGACGCGCGAATCGCTGGAACATTTTCACTTGAAGGATCAGGTTGCGGTGTATTTTCCACAGTCCTTTAACTTTGCCGGTAATGTCCTTGTTTATCCCCGCGCTCAGGTTACTCCGATGGATACGGATAGTTCAAAGTTGATGGCATTCATCGTTTCGGGCGGGATCACTGAATCATAAACAATGTACCGCGGGCGTCTCGCCTGCGAAACTGCGCAGACGGAACGTACGCGCTACTTTTTACTTGACATGTCGGCGTAAAAATTCGAGTGTGCGGCGCCAGGCATCCCTCGCAGACTCTTGATCATAA is part of the bacterium genome and harbors:
- a CDS encoding DUF502 domain-containing protein codes for the protein MIRKLSNYFFQGLIFLAPIGITAYVFYKAFIFIDGLLGLPYPGVGFLITIIGVTLLGFLTSNFLTKSIFQLLDKILTRLPFVRLLHSSLKDVLTAFVGERRRFDKPVVVEVFPGSGVKAFGFMTRESLEHFHLKDQVAVYFPQSFNFAGNVLVYPRAQVTPMDTDSSKLMAFIVSGGITES